A single region of the Dunckerocampus dactyliophorus isolate RoL2022-P2 chromosome 3, RoL_Ddac_1.1, whole genome shotgun sequence genome encodes:
- the lrp3 gene encoding low-density lipoprotein receptor-related protein 3 has translation MSASCKGRNAFFNARNVHRLETDGSHTGETVEVVSEIGARVSAELGNMGATVRLLLAGLMWLCPAVLCAAAGCSERVEVHTERRGVIYSPSWPVNYPPGVNCSWHIQGGHGEVITISFRVFDIGESGSCEGGDWLLMTSTVWRGESRLCGSMRPPPFISSRGRVWLYFHSQANSSGQAQGFHLTYIKGHLGQSSCQSDEFLCGNGKCLPHSWKCNGQDECGDATDERSCSPPPTEARPSLCPHGTLTCTAAQSTRCLPAVLRCDKVRDCLDGSDELGCPDTTCGKRLGNFYGSFASPDFFRANRSEAAELRCSWFLDTQDPKPIVLQLDLQLGPGDSLHVYDGLLHRAEHLLQVLSYHNNRRPALLESSRGQMSVLYTAKPRSPGRGFNATYQVKGYCFPGERPCGSDQGCYSEQQRCDGYWHCPSGRDEESCPMCSDGDFPCGGDTGVCYSPSERCNNQKRCPDGSDEKNCYDCQPGNFHCGTNLCIFETWRCDGQEDCLDGSDERDCLTAVPRKVITAALIGSLVCSLLLVIALGCALKLHSVRSREYRAFETQMTRMEAEFVQREAPPSYGQLIAQGLIPPVEDFPAYNPTQASVLQNLRLAMSRQIRRHTTRRSSSSSSSSQRRLANMWSRMFRQARGHAPLLDPPAGTHITLGLHSYQTAGGRRVQLDAGRRDVHTEVAPRSSAGVNLQGCTAESPASPLSYQSEDSLEGAELSPVSRAPEPSTPGQSDASGLPPLLTAPRSSRKLVLDMAVNLKGVSLRRYSPLGPLSPLSDTAMPANSQRHPLGSTPSESSSSSSTSPDGEGRSKEARYGEKHSLEEKRKRRRRRKGRTVACGEGAHSGRETASC, from the exons ATGTCCGCGTCTTGCAAAGGACGCAATGCTTTTTTTAACGCTAGAAATGTCCACCGACTGGAAACAGATGGAAGCCACACCGGGGAGACTGTGGAGGTCGTGTCCGAGATAGGAGCCCGAGTGTCGGCTGAGCTTGGGAACATGGGGGCGACGGTGCGGCTGCTGCTGGCGGGGCTGATGTGGCTCTGCCCCGCCGTGCTGTGTGCAG CCGCAGGCTGCAGTGAGCGGGTGGAAGTCCACACGGAACGGAGGGGCGTGATCTACAGCCCCTCCTGGCCTGTAAACTACCCCCCAGGAGTCAACTGCAGTTGGCACATCCAGGGGGGTCACGGAGAGGTCATCACCATCAG TTTCCGGGTCTTTGACATCGGAGAGTCCGGGAGTTGCGAGGGGGGAGACTGGCTGCTTATGACCTCCACTGTGTGGAGGGGGGAGTCCCGGCTGTGTGGCTCCATGAGGCCTCCACCCTTCATCTCCAGCAGGGGGCGCGTTTGGCTGTACTTTCACTCGCAGGCCAACAGCTCAGGACAAGCTCAGGGATTCCACCTGACCTACATCAAAG GTCACCTGGGTCAGAGCAGCTGTCAGTCAGACGAGTTCCTGTGCGGGAATGGCAAATGTCTTCCTCACTCATGGAAGTGCAACGGCCAGGACGAGTGCGGCGACGCCACAGACGAACGCAGCTGCTCGCCGCCTCCCACCGAGGCCCGGCCGAGCCTCTGCCCCCACGGGACCCTCACATGCACCGCGGCTCAGTCCACCCGCTGCCTGCCCGCCGTCCTGCGCTGCGACAAAGTCCGCGACTGCCTCGATGGCTCCGACGAGCTGGGCTGTCCCGATACGACTTGCGGCAAACGTTTGGGGAACTTCTACGGGTCTTTTGCCTCCCCTGATTTCTTCCGGGCCAACCGGAGCGAGGCGGCAGAGCTGAGGTGCTCCTGGTTTTTGGACACGCAGGACCCCAAGCCCATTGTGCTGCAGCTGGACCTGCAGCTGGGACCCGGGGACTCGCTGCATGTGTACGACGGGCTTCTGCACCGCGCTGAGCACCTCCTGCAGGTGCTGTCCTACCACAACAACCGGCGGCCGGCCTTGCTGGAGTCCAGCCGAGGACAGATGAGCGTGTTGTACACGGCCAAGCCTCGCAGCCCCGGACGCGGCTTCAACGCCACCTACCAG GTCAAGGGTTACTGTTTTCCCGGCGAGCGTCCTTGCGGCAGTGACCAAGGTTGCTACTCTGAACAGCAGCGCTGCGACGGATACTGGCACTGTCCGTCCGGGCGTGACGAGGAGTCCTGCCCGATGTGCTCAGACGGCGACTTCCCATGCGGCGGCGACACAGGCGTGTGCTACTCTCCCTCGGAGCGCTGCAACAACCAAAAGAGATGCCCGGACGGCTCCGACGAGAAGAACTGCTACGACTGCCAGCCCGGAAACTTCCACTGCGGGACCAACCTGTGCATCTTCGAGACGTGGCGCTGCGACGGGCAGGAGGACTGCCTGGACGGGAGCGACGAGAGGGACTGCCTGACGGCCGTGCCCAGGAAGGTGATCACGGCCGCTCTGATCGGAAGCCTCGTCTGCAGCCTCCTGCTGGTCATCGCGCTTGGCTGCGCTCTCAAACTGCACTCGGTTAGGAGTCGAGAGTACAG GGCTTTCGAGACTCAGATGACTCGCATGGAGGCGGAGTTTGTTCAGCGGGAGGCTCCGCCCTCATATGGCCAGCTCATCGCGCAGGGTCTCATCCCGCCCGTGGAGGATTTCCCGGCTTACAACCCCACCCAG GCGTCCGTGTTGCAGAACCTGCGTTTGGCCATGAGCAGACAGATCAGACGCCACACAACACggcgctcctcctcctcctcgtcctcttcACAGCGCCGGTTGGCCAACATGTGGAGTCGCATGTTCCGCCAAGCCAGAGGCCACGCCCCTCTGCTGGACCCCCCTGCTGGCACGCACATCACCCTGGGGCTCCACAGCTACCAAACCGCAGGAGGGCGACGGGTCCAGCTCGATGCTGGCAGGCGTGACGTTCACACGGAGGTGGCGCCGCGATCCTCGGCTGGCGTCAACCTGCAGGGGTGCACGGCGGAGAGTCCTGCTTCCCCTCTCTCCTACCAATCAGAGGACAGTCTGGAGGGGGCGGAGCTATCTCCTGTCAGCAGGGCTCCAGAACCTTCCACTCCTGGTCAGAGTGACGCTTCAGGACTGCCGCCTCTTCTTACCGCGCCTCGGTCTTCTAGAAAACTGGTTCTGGATATGGCCGTCAACCTCAAGGGGGTCTCCCTTCGACGCTACTCTCCTCTCGGGCCTCTCTCGCCCCTATCCGACACCGCAATGCCCGCCAACTCCCAGCGCCATCCCTTAGGGAGCACACCCAGTGAGTCGTCGTCATCTTCGTCAACTTCTCCGGACGGGGAGGGGCGGAGCAAGGAGGCAAGGTACGGGGAGAAGCATAGCctggaggagaagaggaagaggagacggAGGAGGAAGGGAAGGACAGTGGCGTGCGGCGAGGGTGCCCATTCAGGGAGGGAAACCGCGTCGTGTTGA